The Legionella cincinnatiensis genome includes a region encoding these proteins:
- the cgtA gene encoding Obg family GTPase CgtA, whose product MKFVDEAVIKVEAGHGGNGCLSFRREKFIPRGGPDGGDGGDGGSIYFEASTNLNTLIDFRYTRHYKAGNGQQGMGGNCTGKKGDDLIIKVPVGTLIYDTDTDELLGDIKDPNVPVLIAQGGFHGLGNTRFKSSVNRSPRQTTQGSSGESRNLRLELRVLADVGLLGLPNAGKSTLIRAVSSSKAKVADYPFTTLHPSLGVVSVSSHKSFVMADIPGLIEGASTGAGLGHRFLKHLSRTCVLLHVIDVAPVDGSDPVASAQTIINELEQYNPELLKKNRWLVLNKMDMLPDATSREEKMQSIVTGLNWKDKVFAISAISGEGTQQLCYSLMQLIDEMKESEA is encoded by the coding sequence ATGAAGTTCGTTGATGAAGCAGTAATAAAAGTGGAAGCAGGCCATGGAGGAAACGGTTGCTTAAGCTTTAGACGCGAAAAATTCATACCCCGTGGTGGTCCCGATGGTGGAGATGGTGGAGATGGTGGCAGTATTTACTTTGAAGCCAGTACCAATTTAAATACACTCATTGATTTTCGCTATACACGTCACTATAAAGCAGGTAATGGTCAGCAAGGAATGGGTGGAAATTGTACCGGAAAAAAAGGTGATGATTTAATTATTAAAGTTCCGGTTGGCACTCTGATTTATGATACAGATACTGATGAATTGTTAGGCGATATTAAAGACCCTAATGTTCCAGTATTGATTGCCCAAGGCGGTTTTCATGGTTTAGGTAATACGCGTTTTAAAAGTAGCGTTAATCGTTCACCACGCCAAACAACTCAAGGAAGCTCAGGGGAATCAAGGAATTTACGACTGGAATTGCGAGTTTTGGCGGATGTCGGATTATTAGGATTGCCTAATGCAGGAAAGTCAACTTTAATTCGCGCTGTTTCAAGCTCAAAAGCGAAGGTTGCTGATTATCCTTTTACCACCTTGCATCCTAGTTTAGGTGTGGTCAGTGTTTCTTCTCATAAGAGCTTCGTTATGGCGGACATCCCAGGCCTAATCGAAGGTGCTTCTACTGGAGCAGGCCTTGGTCATCGTTTTTTAAAACATCTTTCTCGTACTTGTGTCCTTTTACATGTGATTGATGTAGCGCCTGTAGATGGCAGTGATCCTGTAGCTTCGGCCCAAACGATCATTAATGAGTTGGAACAATATAATCCAGAGCTACTCAAAAAAAATCGATGGTTGGTGTTGAACAAAATGGATATGTTACCTGACGCAACAAGTCGAGAAGAAAAAATGCAGTCTATAGTGACAGGACTCAATTGGAAAGATAAAGTATTCGCCATTTCAGCAATCAGCGGTGAAGGAACGCAACAATTATGTTATTCGCTTATGCAATTGATTGATGAGATGAAAGAGTCGGAAGCATAA
- a CDS encoding TVP38/TMEM64 family protein produces MNNDYLFLMIKWMRIVFIVTVLVFFIWKLHGYIPMFIQRVQGLGSYAFIGFFMLYCFTILLFLPIEPIVLASGAIFGFYYGFLTTLFCAVVSAALAFTISRYLGFSWLPCSKNKLLVQWLEQLNSLGWKSLAVARLTPFLPCSLVNYGYGLTNMRLFVYTITNLIFFVPNKLIITYIGSHL; encoded by the coding sequence ATGAATAACGATTATTTATTTTTGATGATTAAATGGATGAGAATAGTTTTTATCGTCACTGTACTTGTTTTTTTTATATGGAAATTACATGGTTATATTCCAATGTTCATTCAAAGAGTTCAGGGGCTAGGCTCTTATGCATTTATTGGTTTTTTTATGCTTTATTGCTTTACCATATTGTTATTTTTGCCTATCGAACCTATCGTTCTAGCATCAGGAGCTATATTTGGATTTTATTATGGTTTTTTGACCACTTTATTCTGTGCAGTCGTGAGCGCGGCTCTTGCTTTCACAATAAGTCGCTATTTGGGTTTTTCCTGGTTGCCTTGCAGTAAAAATAAACTCTTAGTTCAATGGCTGGAACAGCTGAACTCATTGGGATGGAAATCTCTTGCTGTAGCTCGCTTAACACCTTTTCTACCGTGTTCTCTAGTAAATTATGGATATGGATTAACAAATATGAGGTTATTTGTGTATACGATCACAAATCTTATATTTTTTGTACCCAATAAACTCATTATTACTTATATTGGTTCTCATTTATAG
- a CDS encoding PDDEXK nuclease domain-containing protein has translation MMGKIQSAHIHDQNFEDIVKLITSSKNKAYQAVNTVLIDLYWRIGEYISRKISLAEWGEGVVEHLASYISRTHPGIRGFTRPNLFRMKQFYETYHNDQIVSPLVRQLPWTHNLIIINQSKTREEREFYLHKCLQEKWSKRELERQFKSALYERSVLSPVQISGALEQSHPEAKNTFKDTYMVEFLGLQDDHEEIDLHRALLKKLKNFLIELGKDFCFVGTEYPLQVGGRDFLIDLLFFHRGLNCLVAVELKVGRFEPEYLGKLSFYLEGLDQTVKKAHENPSIGLLLCASKDKEVVEFSLNRTLSPALIAEYQIQLPDKKLLQAKLHELLSDDE, from the coding sequence ATGATGGGAAAAATACAATCCGCACATATTCACGATCAAAATTTTGAGGACATCGTTAAATTAATTACCTCTTCAAAAAATAAGGCATATCAAGCGGTTAACACTGTATTAATAGATCTATATTGGCGTATTGGTGAATACATTAGTCGAAAAATATCACTTGCTGAATGGGGTGAAGGAGTAGTTGAACACCTAGCAAGCTATATATCTCGGACTCATCCCGGAATTAGAGGTTTCACACGGCCCAACCTTTTTAGAATGAAACAATTTTATGAAACTTATCATAATGATCAAATTGTCTCACCGCTGGTGAGACAATTACCTTGGACGCATAATTTGATTATTATCAATCAGAGTAAAACTAGGGAAGAACGAGAATTTTATTTACATAAATGTCTTCAAGAAAAATGGAGTAAAAGAGAGTTAGAGCGACAATTTAAATCCGCGCTCTATGAACGATCCGTATTAAGTCCTGTACAGATTTCAGGAGCTTTAGAACAATCTCATCCAGAAGCAAAAAATACGTTTAAAGACACCTATATGGTTGAGTTTTTAGGTCTTCAGGATGATCATGAAGAAATAGATCTTCATAGAGCCTTATTAAAGAAGCTCAAAAACTTTTTAATTGAATTAGGTAAGGATTTTTGTTTTGTTGGAACAGAGTATCCACTACAAGTAGGCGGAAGAGATTTTTTAATAGATTTGTTATTTTTTCATAGAGGGTTAAATTGCTTAGTTGCTGTAGAACTAAAAGTAGGGCGGTTTGAACCTGAATATCTAGGAAAGCTATCCTTTTACCTGGAAGGGTTGGATCAAACAGTGAAAAAAGCACATGAGAATCCTTCTATAGGATTATTATTATGCGCGAGTAAAGATAAAGAAGTTGTCGAATTTTCATTAAATAGAACTCTATCACCCGCATTGATAGCAGAGTATCAAATTCAACTTCCTGATAAAAAATTATTGCAAGCAAAATTGCACGAGCTGCTATCAGATGATGAATAA
- a CDS encoding LexA family protein: MSPRGGKREGAGRPRGEPTKIIRVPVSQLSDFARLKGQSDYQLPIFSSKVQAGFPSPADDYIEGYLDLNTKFIKHHSSTFVVQAVGDSMVEAGIFSGDWLLVDRSIEPLDGRIVIAAIHGELTVKRLSKKTGKVQLLPANPQFKPIHITEDSNMVIWGVVTLVLHELP, encoded by the coding sequence ATGTCTCCACGAGGTGGAAAAAGAGAAGGAGCCGGGCGTCCTAGAGGCGAGCCTACCAAAATCATTCGTGTACCGGTATCTCAGCTTTCGGATTTTGCGCGATTAAAGGGGCAATCTGATTATCAACTCCCCATATTTTCCAGTAAAGTGCAAGCTGGATTTCCATCACCTGCCGATGATTACATTGAAGGGTATCTGGATTTAAATACTAAGTTTATCAAGCATCATTCCTCCACCTTTGTGGTGCAAGCGGTAGGGGACTCTATGGTGGAGGCTGGTATTTTTTCAGGTGATTGGCTTTTAGTCGATAGAAGCATAGAGCCTTTAGATGGCCGTATTGTGATTGCAGCAATTCATGGTGAATTAACGGTAAAACGTTTGTCGAAAAAGACAGGTAAGGTACAGCTACTTCCTGCTAATCCTCAATTTAAACCCATTCATATTACGGAAGACAGTAACATGGTGATTTGGGGTGTGGTTACTTTAGTTCTTCATGAGTTACCTTAA
- a CDS encoding TOPRIM nucleotidyl transferase/hydrolase domain-containing protein encodes MALCFFSKKIVLVEGDMDRYFYRAILQLLKPEHIQEVAILDIHGKGNYEKWKLFFESFGLDIYYIGDFDNVFTLDFLRNKLINREIKNKAEGDIQD; translated from the coding sequence ATCGCCTTATGTTTTTTTTCTAAAAAAATTGTACTGGTCGAAGGAGATATGGATCGTTACTTCTATAGGGCAATCCTTCAATTATTAAAACCAGAACACATTCAAGAAGTTGCAATTTTAGATATTCATGGAAAAGGAAATTATGAGAAATGGAAATTATTTTTTGAAAGTTTTGGTTTGGATATTTATTATATAGGCGATTTTGATAATGTATTTACACTAGATTTTTTGAGAAATAAATTAATAAATAGAGAAATAAAGAATAAAGCTGAAGGCGATATCCAGGACTGA
- the rpmA gene encoding 50S ribosomal protein L27 → MAHKKAGGSTRNGRDSNPKYLGVKRFGGQFVNAGEIIVRQRGTRFHPGPGVGCGRDHTLFALVEGLVQFVVKGSKNRKYVTIVAEQKEETAN, encoded by the coding sequence ATGGCTCATAAGAAAGCAGGTGGTAGTACTCGTAACGGCCGCGATTCGAATCCCAAGTACCTTGGTGTGAAACGTTTTGGTGGTCAATTTGTTAATGCAGGCGAAATTATTGTAAGACAACGTGGCACACGTTTTCATCCAGGACCTGGTGTTGGATGTGGTCGTGATCATACTTTGTTTGCTTTGGTTGAAGGTTTGGTTCAATTCGTTGTTAAAGGAAGCAAAAATCGTAAGTATGTAACCATTGTTGCAGAACAAAAAGAAGAAACTGCAAATTAA
- a CDS encoding 50S ribosomal protein L25/general stress protein Ctc — translation MSNILLEAQTRTDMGKGASRRLRRLENQVPAVIYGGDKKPTSIHFQHNKVIKALETESIYSSVFDITVDGKVEHVILKALQRHPYKPVVMHMDLQRVSKTDILVKLVPIHFINEDKAPGIKAGGMINHTMTQVEVRCQAKDLPEFINVDMSEVKIDDVVHLSHLKLPKGVQLTVDVTDGSHDAPVVSIHMSKVSAASEEEETTEVPASAVPTVDAEKGEE, via the coding sequence ATGTCAAACATTCTTTTAGAAGCTCAAACAAGAACGGATATGGGGAAAGGTGCGAGCCGCCGCCTACGTCGTCTTGAAAATCAAGTACCTGCCGTAATCTATGGTGGTGATAAAAAACCTACCTCTATTCATTTTCAACATAATAAAGTAATCAAAGCGTTGGAAACTGAAAGTATTTACTCAAGTGTTTTCGATATTACCGTTGATGGTAAAGTAGAACATGTTATTTTAAAGGCATTACAACGACATCCGTATAAGCCTGTTGTTATGCATATGGATTTACAACGTGTTTCTAAAACGGATATCCTCGTTAAATTAGTCCCTATTCATTTTATTAATGAAGATAAAGCCCCTGGCATTAAAGCAGGTGGTATGATTAACCACACGATGACTCAAGTAGAAGTCCGCTGCCAAGCAAAAGACTTACCTGAATTTATTAATGTAGATATGTCCGAAGTTAAAATTGATGATGTAGTTCACTTATCTCACTTAAAATTACCTAAAGGAGTCCAACTTACTGTTGATGTTACTGATGGAAGTCATGATGCACCTGTGGTAAGTATTCATATGTCTAAAGTAAGTGCAGCATCAGAAGAAGAGGAAACAACAGAAGTCCCAGCATCAGCTGTACCTACTGTTGACGCTGAGAAAGGTGAAGAATAA
- the ychF gene encoding redox-regulated ATPase YchF → MGFKCGIVGLPNVGKSTLFNALTKAGIEAANYPFCTIEPNVGIVTVPDPRLDALSKIVKPQQVLPATMQFVDIAGIVKGASKGEGLGNQFLANIRETDAIAHVVRCFENTDVVHVEGHVHPLSDIEVINTELALADMETLEKALLKAGKNSRSGNKEALFEMKTLEKIKAHLDEGYPVRTLELTAEEEPISRRLFLLTAKPVLYIANVDDNGYENNPLLEQVRELALQEKASIVALCAATEAELVELEEADRQEFMEDLGLSEPGLHRVIRAGYELLGLQTYFTAGVKEVRAWTISKGATAPQAAGVIHSDFEKGFIRAEVIAYDAFIQCGGEQGAKEAGKLRLEGKEYIVCDGDVMHFRFNV, encoded by the coding sequence ATGGGATTTAAATGTGGAATAGTGGGCTTGCCCAATGTTGGTAAATCAACCTTATTTAACGCTCTGACTAAAGCGGGTATTGAAGCAGCAAATTATCCTTTTTGTACTATTGAGCCCAATGTAGGCATTGTGACTGTTCCTGATCCACGTCTTGATGCCTTAAGTAAAATCGTCAAACCTCAACAAGTGCTCCCAGCAACCATGCAATTTGTTGATATTGCAGGTATTGTGAAAGGAGCCTCAAAAGGAGAAGGTTTAGGCAATCAGTTTTTAGCCAATATTCGTGAAACAGATGCAATTGCCCATGTAGTACGTTGCTTTGAAAATACAGATGTAGTTCATGTAGAAGGCCATGTCCATCCCCTAAGCGATATTGAAGTGATTAACACAGAATTGGCTTTAGCGGACATGGAAACTCTGGAAAAAGCCTTATTAAAAGCCGGAAAAAACAGTCGTAGTGGCAATAAAGAAGCGCTATTTGAAATGAAAACATTAGAAAAAATCAAAGCGCATCTTGATGAGGGTTATCCAGTTCGTACCCTTGAACTCACTGCTGAAGAAGAACCCATTTCACGTCGACTTTTCTTACTCACAGCAAAGCCCGTCCTTTATATCGCAAATGTTGATGATAATGGATATGAAAATAATCCGTTACTGGAGCAAGTTCGTGAATTGGCGCTTCAAGAAAAAGCAAGTATTGTTGCTCTATGTGCAGCAACTGAAGCAGAGCTCGTAGAATTAGAGGAAGCTGATCGCCAAGAGTTTATGGAAGATTTAGGTTTAAGTGAACCCGGTTTACATCGAGTAATCCGAGCAGGCTATGAACTATTAGGATTACAAACTTATTTTACTGCTGGAGTTAAAGAAGTAAGAGCATGGACCATCTCTAAAGGAGCTACTGCTCCCCAAGCCGCAGGAGTAATCCATTCGGACTTTGAAAAAGGCTTCATCCGTGCCGAGGTTATAGCTTATGATGCATTTATCCAGTGTGGTGGCGAGCAAGGTGCTAAAGAGGCAGGCAAGTTACGTTTAGAAGGCAAAGAGTATATCGTTTGTGATGGTGATGTTATGCATTTTCGCTTTAATGTATAA
- the rplU gene encoding 50S ribosomal protein L21: MYAVIKTGGKQYTVKEGDVLKIELLPEDVGNEIQFEEVLMLADGDKIVCGSPLVDKATVKAEVLDHGRHKKVKIIKFRRRKHHKKQMGHRQYYSQVKITAISK; the protein is encoded by the coding sequence ATGTATGCAGTAATCAAAACTGGCGGTAAGCAATACACCGTGAAGGAAGGTGATGTATTAAAAATTGAATTACTGCCTGAAGATGTTGGCAATGAAATACAATTTGAAGAAGTATTAATGTTAGCTGATGGGGATAAAATTGTTTGTGGCTCTCCATTAGTTGATAAGGCTACAGTGAAAGCTGAAGTGCTGGATCATGGTCGCCACAAAAAAGTTAAAATCATTAAGTTTCGTCGTCGTAAGCACCACAAGAAACAAATGGGGCACAGACAATATTATTCGCAAGTTAAAATTACTGCGATAAGTAAGTAA
- a CDS encoding aldo/keto reductase family protein, translated as MPYNKVFPLMGVGTFIGVEADRIENVAQRMAAVKNTVLKALELGYRHIDLALSYGNLPAIGAALQQAMKPKAESGLGISRDELWLTMKSDQYKPENIQSYLDTLGVEYIDTFMLHHPYTDHIFGSEQQLTNTWVAVTSLLGDKVKTVGVSNCYPGHLSRLVAVCDKHQLPKPFSNEVESNLLCPNDATIKFCRDNGIQVIAYSPLGYNMSSMILESETLVTIADSMDATPTQVALAWHMARGVAVIPKSIHTARLHENLAALTYVGDIDINKQGQLSTIAIDGMDAVTETAAAAKAHAESLVWVVAEPELDSEVDDENAQATRFKCG; from the coding sequence GTGCCTTATAACAAAGTATTTCCACTAATGGGGGTTGGTACCTTTATTGGTGTGGAAGCAGATCGCATTGAAAATGTAGCACAGCGAATGGCAGCTGTTAAAAATACAGTGCTTAAAGCTTTGGAGCTAGGCTATCGACATATCGATCTTGCATTAAGCTACGGCAATTTACCTGCAATTGGTGCGGCATTGCAGCAAGCGATGAAACCCAAAGCGGAGAGTGGTTTGGGCATCTCTCGTGATGAATTATGGCTTACTATGAAATCAGATCAGTATAAGCCTGAAAATATTCAATCTTACCTGGACACCTTAGGCGTAGAGTACATTGATACGTTTATGCTTCATCATCCTTACACAGATCATATTTTCGGTAGTGAACAACAACTGACGAATACATGGGTGGCAGTAACATCTCTTTTAGGTGATAAAGTTAAAACGGTAGGGGTGTCTAATTGCTATCCAGGCCATCTTTCACGATTAGTAGCTGTATGTGACAAGCATCAATTGCCTAAGCCATTCAGCAACGAAGTGGAGTCGAATTTATTATGTCCTAATGATGCAACCATTAAATTTTGTCGAGACAATGGGATACAAGTTATTGCTTATTCACCGCTGGGCTACAATATGTCTTCTATGATACTCGAGTCCGAAACCTTAGTAACAATTGCTGATAGTATGGATGCAACACCTACTCAGGTTGCATTGGCATGGCATATGGCGCGAGGCGTGGCAGTGATTCCTAAATCAATTCATACGGCGAGACTTCATGAAAATTTGGCGGCATTGACCTATGTTGGTGATATAGACATAAACAAACAGGGACAATTGTCTACAATAGCTATTGACGGTATGGATGCTGTGACTGAAACGGCAGCAGCGGCTAAAGCGCATGCTGAGTCATTAGTTTGGGTTGTGGCTGAACCTGAATTAGATTCAGAGGTAGATGATGAAAATGCACAGGCTACAAGGTTTAAATGCGGTTAA
- a CDS encoding recombinase family protein, with protein sequence MIIVWKLDRWGCSVNDLFHTLNDLNNLGVGFISLTEALSQYCNWQSNGWVISYICRI encoded by the coding sequence GTGATTATTGTTTGGAAATTGGATCGGTGGGGATGCTCTGTTAACGATCTTTTTCATACATTGAATGACCTAAATAATCTTGGTGTTGGTTTTATTTCTTTGACAGAGGCTCTTTCTCAGTACTGCAACTGGCAGAGCAATGGCTGGGTTATTAGCTATATTTGCAGAATTTGA
- a CDS encoding helix-turn-helix domain-containing protein has protein sequence MDKKLFERLYESMTQMNEIIDGERAPSREFVIDAVHVKEIRKKTGLTQEKFCHLIDVNIGTLRNWEQGRREPTGPAKALLRAINKDPEHVLAALAS, from the coding sequence ATGGATAAAAAATTATTTGAACGATTATACGAAAGTATGACCCAGATGAATGAAATTATTGATGGTGAGCGCGCTCCTTCACGAGAGTTTGTAATAGATGCTGTTCATGTAAAAGAAATTAGAAAAAAAACAGGCCTAACCCAAGAAAAATTTTGTCATTTAATTGACGTAAATATTGGAACATTAAGAAACTGGGAGCAGGGAAGGAGGGAACCAACAGGTCCCGCAAAAGCTCTTCTTCGAGCAATAAATAAAGATCCTGAACATGTATTAGCTGCATTAGCTAGTTGA
- the pth gene encoding aminoacyl-tRNA hydrolase, whose amino-acid sequence MAIKLIIGLRNPGSAYEHTRHNVGEWLVSALAQRYSIFFKLEKKMQAELVDLELNQHLCKLALPTTFMNHSGQPTRLISHFYRIQPNEILIVHDELDLPAGRIKLKTGGGHGGHNGLRDIIAQLGSTEFHRMRIGIGHPGHKDLVHQFVLSKPSAQERQLTYDAIDRGIAVMPFIFSDDLAKAMNQLNA is encoded by the coding sequence ATGGCCATTAAACTAATTATCGGTTTACGTAATCCAGGCTCAGCTTATGAGCATACTCGTCATAATGTGGGAGAATGGCTAGTCTCAGCATTAGCACAACGATATAGTATTTTCTTTAAACTTGAAAAAAAGATGCAGGCTGAGCTGGTTGATCTAGAATTAAATCAACATCTGTGTAAATTGGCATTACCCACCACTTTTATGAATCATAGTGGACAACCTACCCGACTTATAAGCCATTTTTATCGTATTCAACCTAACGAGATATTAATCGTGCATGATGAGTTAGATTTACCTGCAGGACGCATTAAACTTAAAACAGGTGGAGGCCATGGAGGTCATAATGGCTTAAGAGATATAATTGCTCAATTAGGGAGTACGGAATTTCACCGTATGCGTATTGGGATTGGCCATCCTGGACATAAAGACTTAGTCCATCAATTTGTGCTCAGTAAACCTTCAGCACAAGAAAGACAATTAACTTATGACGCGATTGATAGGGGTATTGCTGTAATGCCATTCATCTTCTCTGATGATTTAGCCAAAGCAATGAATCAATTAAACGCTTAA
- the plaB gene encoding phospholipase PlaB, with product MIVIFVHGWSVTHTNTYGELPQWLESQSKDGKLNIQVGNIYLGRYISFDDTVTVDDIARAFDHAVRDEIADKLREGQRFACITHSTGGPVVRKWLDLYFKNNLAKCPLSHLIMLAPSNHGSALAQLGKSRLGRIKSFFEGIEPGQHVLDWLELGSNMSWQLNESWLDYDCTAHGIYSFVLTGQKIDRQLYDAVNSYTGEAGSDGVVRVAAANMNYSLLKLHQEGNNGENLVVSKMTRTKQMAFGVLPGCSHSGKKMGIIRSVTMANAATHPTAIWVLRCLQVRNRDSYNALAKDLDKITKETQKNEHTELVKMLMYKREFITNRYSMIIFRLIDDRGNHLDEYDLYLTAGPQYSEYALPTGFFADRQRNQHDRGKLTYFLNYDIMEAGINTPKMQGNLGFRIKAYPESSDQALAYYKILDFHSSLADINKILHPNETVMVEIMLQRRVDRTVSRITNNLTPAKISVKPTGKKVD from the coding sequence ATGATTGTTATCTTCGTCCATGGTTGGAGTGTCACACATACCAATACTTATGGAGAGCTTCCTCAATGGCTTGAAAGTCAGAGCAAAGACGGAAAGCTAAATATTCAAGTTGGTAATATCTATCTTGGGCGCTATATCAGCTTTGACGATACCGTGACAGTAGATGATATAGCACGTGCATTTGATCATGCGGTACGTGATGAAATTGCTGATAAACTGCGAGAGGGGCAGCGTTTTGCTTGTATTACTCACTCTACCGGTGGCCCTGTTGTTCGTAAGTGGCTGGATTTATACTTTAAGAATAATCTTGCAAAATGCCCATTAAGTCATCTTATCATGCTGGCTCCTTCCAACCATGGTTCTGCGCTTGCTCAACTTGGTAAATCTCGGCTAGGTCGTATAAAAAGTTTTTTTGAAGGTATTGAACCAGGACAGCATGTACTTGATTGGCTTGAGCTCGGAAGCAACATGAGCTGGCAACTTAATGAAAGCTGGCTTGATTACGATTGCACTGCTCATGGCATCTATTCGTTTGTACTTACAGGCCAGAAAATTGATCGTCAACTTTATGACGCTGTTAACTCTTATACAGGAGAGGCCGGATCTGATGGAGTTGTGCGTGTAGCTGCTGCAAATATGAATTACAGCCTATTAAAGTTACATCAAGAGGGGAATAATGGTGAAAATCTTGTTGTCTCCAAAATGACACGAACAAAACAAATGGCATTTGGGGTTCTGCCGGGGTGTTCACATTCCGGTAAAAAAATGGGAATCATCCGCAGTGTTACTATGGCCAATGCAGCTACTCATCCTACGGCTATATGGGTCTTGCGATGCCTTCAAGTAAGAAATCGTGACTCCTATAATGCATTGGCAAAAGATCTAGATAAGATTACCAAAGAAACCCAGAAAAATGAGCATACAGAACTTGTGAAGATGCTTATGTATAAACGTGAGTTTATCACCAATCGCTACTCTATGATTATATTCCGACTTATTGATGACCGGGGTAATCATCTTGACGAGTATGATCTTTATCTAACTGCCGGACCCCAATATAGCGAGTATGCGCTTCCTACAGGTTTTTTCGCAGACCGCCAGCGAAACCAACATGATCGGGGAAAACTGACTTATTTTCTTAATTACGATATTATGGAAGCCGGAATTAATACCCCAAAAATGCAGGGTAATCTGGGTTTCCGTATTAAGGCATATCCTGAGTCAAGTGACCAAGCCCTTGCCTATTACAAGATACTTGATTTTCATTCCTCGCTCGCTGACATTAACAAAATTCTTCATCCGAATGAAACCGTAATGGTTGAAATCATGCTTCAGCGACGAGTAGATAGAACTGTCTCCCGTATCACCAACAACCTTACTCCAGCAAAAATCAGTGTGAAACCAACTGGCAAAAAGGTAGATTAA
- a CDS encoding polyprenyl synthetase family protein, with protein MAIDSIRALINDDFNAVNNLIINKIESQIGLIDKMSHHMIESGGKRLRPLLVLLASHACGYQGQEHIDLAAMVEFFHTATLLHDDVIDESTLRRGRQTANNIWGSKASILVGDYLFTQSIELMVDINNSEVLKLFARTALEISCGEVKQLTNRHNPALTFEEYFDVIRAKTALLFAAAACIGPIISNASKEMQDALYAYGLHLGNAFQLIDDALDYCSDAKTIGKNIGDDLADGKATLPLIYALQHGTEVQKQQIEESLKHGTLDFLPEILDALEETKAIEYTKEIAAKEVNTAISSLTLLPDSKYKNALIELAQFALLRSY; from the coding sequence ATGGCGATTGACAGCATACGGGCGCTAATTAATGACGATTTTAATGCCGTTAATAATTTAATTATTAATAAAATTGAATCGCAAATTGGCCTAATTGATAAAATGTCCCACCATATGATTGAAAGTGGAGGAAAAAGATTACGTCCATTGTTAGTGCTTTTAGCAAGTCATGCCTGTGGTTATCAAGGCCAGGAACATATTGATCTAGCTGCAATGGTAGAGTTTTTTCATACCGCAACTTTATTGCATGATGATGTCATTGACGAGTCTACGTTGAGAAGAGGACGCCAAACAGCAAATAATATCTGGGGAAGCAAAGCAAGTATTTTAGTTGGCGATTATCTTTTTACTCAATCCATTGAATTAATGGTTGATATAAATAACTCCGAGGTACTTAAGCTTTTCGCCAGGACAGCACTTGAAATCAGTTGTGGCGAGGTCAAACAATTAACGAACCGCCATAATCCTGCATTAACCTTTGAGGAATATTTCGATGTAATTCGTGCCAAAACAGCCTTATTATTTGCGGCTGCTGCATGTATAGGTCCAATAATTAGCAACGCCTCTAAGGAAATGCAAGATGCTCTTTATGCTTATGGTTTACATCTAGGAAATGCGTTTCAACTTATAGATGATGCCCTGGATTATTGTTCTGATGCAAAAACGATTGGCAAAAACATAGGAGATGATCTTGCAGATGGAAAAGCCACTTTACCGTTAATTTATGCATTGCAACATGGAACAGAAGTACAAAAACAACAAATTGAAGAAAGCCTAAAACACGGCACACTGGACTTTTTACCTGAAATTCTCGATGCTTTGGAAGAAACTAAGGCTATAGAATACACTAAAGAAATTGCAGCCAAAGAAGTCAATACCGCAATTTCCAGCTTAACATTACTGCCTGACTCAAAATATAAAAATGCACTTATAGAGCTCGCACAATTTGCATTACTAAGAAGCTATTAG
- a CDS encoding recombinase family protein, with protein MAGLLAIFAEFEREILCERVKAGIAHARQKGKNHG; from the coding sequence ATGGCTGGGTTATTAGCTATATTTGCAGAATTTGAACGTGAAATATTATGTGAACGAGTTAAGGCTGGGATCGCTCATGCAAGACAAAAGGGAAAAAATCATGGATAG